From the genome of Calliopsis andreniformis isolate RMS-2024a unplaced genomic scaffold, iyCalAndr_principal scaffold0022, whole genome shotgun sequence, one region includes:
- the Rpl30 gene encoding ribosomal protein L30: MVAQKKQKKSQEGINTRLALVMKSGKYVLGYKQTLKSLRQGKAKLVIIANNTPPLRKSEIEYYAMLAKTGVHHYVGNNIELGTACGKYFRVCTLSITDPGNSDIIKSMPIGEQA, from the exons ATGGTGGCTCAAAAGAAACAG AAAAAGTCCCAGGAGGGTATCAACACCAGATTAGCTCTGGTTATGAAATCAGGAAAATACGTCCTGGGATACAAGCAGACATTGAAGTCTCTTCGACAAGGCAAAGCGAAGTTGGTCATCATCGCCAATAACACTCCTCCTCTAAG GAAATCTGAGATCGAATACTATGCTATGTTGGCGAAGACTGGAGTACATCACTATGTTGGAAACAATATAGAATTGGGCACAGCTTGCGGAAAATATTTCCGTGTATGCACCCTCTCTATTACAGACCCTGGAAACTCTGATATTATAAAATCTATGCCCATTGGGGAACAAGCATAG
- the Mpi gene encoding mannose phosphate isomerase, with translation MELKCKIQTYDWGRYGIDSTVATLMKSANSDFILDEKKPYAELWMGTHPNGPSYIKESNVLLEDYVKENSKMLGSEVEKIFGHHLPFLFKVLSVNKALSIQAHPNKDKAKELHQQYPTIYKDANHKPELAVALTPFEALCGFRPIREIKEFLKVLPELRAVIGEDKVLKFMTTDEAGMTKALKTCFHSLMTSDPGLISLQLRKLLDRLSNLDESLRQTLHASLLERLYSDYPGDVGCFGIYFFNFVTMQPGEAIYLGPNEPHAYLSGDCIECMACSDNVVRAGLTPKLKDVPTLIEMLTYNCEPVAAKKFQPSREDECTEVFRPPVEDFAVAKITIPPGRSSYNIIPRSTASILIIINGKGEISSSKILYRGSVIFIPANEKIGIKVLCGCHPMLMFQAFVNV, from the exons atgGAACTTAAATGTAAAATACAGACCTACGATTGGGGAAGGTATGGAATTGATAGTACTGTTGCAACATTGATGAAATCTGCTAATTCTGATTTCATTTTGGATGAAAAAAAGCCATATGCTGAACTATGGATGGGTACACATCCCAATGGCCCTTCATATATAAAAGAATCAAATGTATTGTTGGAAGATTATGTGAAAGAAAACAGTAAGATGTTAGGCAGTGAAGTTGAAAAAATATTTGGTCATCACTTGCCATTTCTTTTCAAAGTTTTGTCTGTAAATAAAGCCTTATCGATTCAGGCACATCCAAACAAG GATAAAGCAAAAGAGCTACATCAACAATATCCTACTATTTACAAAGATGCAAATCACAAGCCTGAGCTTGCAGTGGCATTAACACCATTCGAAGCTCTGTGCGGATTCCGTCCAATTAGAGAAATAAAGGAGTTTCTGAAAGTTCTTCCAGAGTTACGCGCTGTAATAGGAGAAGATAAAGTACTTAAATTCATGACAACAGATGAAGCAGGCATGACTAAGGCTTTAAAAACATGTTTCCACAGTCTTATGACATCTGATCCTGGTCTAATATCGTTACAACTAAGGAAGTTGCTTGATAGATTGTCTAACTTGG ATGAATCTCTGAGGCAAACATTGCACGCTAGTTTGCTGGAAAGATTATATTCAGACTACCCAGGAGATGTAGGATGCTTtggtatttatttttttaactttGTAACCATGCAGCCTGGTGAAGCTATTTATCTTGGACCAAATGAACCACATGCATATCTTTCGGGTG ATTGTATAGAGTGTATGGCATGTTCTGACAACGTAGTGCGTGCGGGACTAACTCCAAAATTAAAAGATGTGCCAACGTTGATTGAAATGTTAACATATAATTGTGAACCAGTTGCTGCCAAAAAATTTCAGCCTTCCCGTGAAGACGAATGCACTGAAGTGTTTCGTCCCCCTGTAGAAGACTTCGCTGTTGCAAAAATTACT ATACCTCCTGGAAGatcatcatataatataattccCAGAAGTACAGCTAGCATTCTAATTATCATAAACGGTAAAGGTGAAATTTCGTCATCGAAGATCCTCTACAGAGGCTCTGTAATATTCATTCCAGCGAACGAAAAAATTGGAATCAAAGTTTTATGTGGATGTCATCCAATGTTGATGTTTCAAGCTTTTGTAAATGTTTAA
- the Tfiifbeta gene encoding transcription factor TFIIFbeta, with the protein MSTSVSHTEKELDLSNAGRGVWLVKVPKYIANKWEKAPGNIEVGKLKITKNPGQKAEVSLKLSEAVLALKEPGEEEIPKQHRLDVTTVTKQMLGVFSHVTPSSSSDSIVPETEKLYMEGRIVQKLECRPYADNCYMKLKLQSIKRASVPQRQVQQLDRVVQNFKPVSDHKHNIEYAEKKKAEGKKMRDDKDAVLDMLFAAFEKHQYYNIRDLVKITRQPIVYLKEILNEVCNYNLKNPHRNMWELKPEYRHYKEEEKPAESSQKKDDSDDD; encoded by the exons ATGTCGACAAGTGTTTCGCACACAGAAAAAGAATTAGATTTAAGTAATGCTGGCAGAGGAGTATGGCTCGTCAAAGTACCTAAATACATAGCAAATAAATGGGAGAAAGCACCTGGCAATATAGAAGttggaaaattaaaaataactaa AAACCCTGGTCAAAAAGCAGAAGTATCGCTTAAACTATCAGAGGCTGTCTTAGCTTTAAAGGAACCAGGGGAAGAAGAAATTCCTAAGCAGCATAGACTAGATGTTACAACAGTAACTAAGCAAATGTTAGGTGTATTTTCACATGTTACTC CATCAAGTAGCTCAGACTCTATTGTTCCTGAAACTGAGAAACTCTACATGGAAGGGAGGATAGTACAAAAATTAGAGTGTCGGCCATATG CTGACAAttgttatatgaaattgaaattaCAAAGTATAAAAAGGGCTTCTGTACCTCAGAGACAGGTTCAACAGTTGGACAGAGTAGTTCAGAATTTCAAACCTGTTTCTGATCATAAACATAAT ATTGAATATGCAGAAAAGAAGAAGGCTGAGGGTAAAAAGATGCGAGATGATAAAGACGCAGTATTGGATATGCTCTTTGCTGCATTtgagaaacatcaatattataatataaggGATCTTGTAAAAATTACTAGACAACCCATT GTATACTTGAAAGAAATATTGAATGAAGTTTGTAATTATAATTTGAAAAATCCTCATAGAAATATGTGGGAGTTAAAACCAGAGTACAGACATTATAAAGAAGAAGAGAAACCTGCTGAAAGTTCTCAGAAAAAAGATGATTCAGATGATGATTAA
- the LOC143186935 gene encoding uncharacterized protein LOC143186935 isoform X2, which translates to MDSGVGQSKKQIRVGFYDIEGTIGKGNFAVVKLARHRITKTNVAIKIIDKTQLDPTDLEKVYREVEIMKQLEHPHIVKLYQVMETKNMIYMVCEYASKGEIFDYIARYGRMEEPRARATFAQILSAVEYCHATGVAHRDLKTENLLLDAQMNVKIADFGFSNRFSPGERLSTWCGSPPYAAPEVFQGKYYAGPEIDVWSLGVVLYVLVCGKLPFDGSTLQSLRDCVLSGIFVIPYFISTGCGSLIRKMLVLEPAKRYTIPKIKRHRWMAGSADAICPMIITRPAPSIQEPNEQILRLMHSLGIDITRTRESLRNNSYDHHAAIYFLLLERTKQRRVSSTANNACWPNAARTKEDKFKSRTREDSTRGGKRFSSTSSSTDKECCGAEGDLEEDPSDDELREAQIKLEEHRLSLDHDISQRIDSQIVNRILSDYQQHFDTPLMDPIDPPSRSTLFMASGSGSSSSELFESSFDSGCPPDYSRANSFTSSLPSCTPPPPMSPSPMSDKISRGRRASDGGPRLLFCQQGGGDRPIKQRSIQESGKARGHLDLVHLRPPSTPPENHAQFKMRGNSSTQLQLLVQQRVLQQKRNLHHRHRGGGSPTPIQVSTSTGRRTDHVPRQDSYELAQRTQILPSLSQGHVDRDFDRERKRDEERWKSLPSRLAADCQLAERTLPWSQQVGLSGGASYLPPGSVGGFLWPTGNNPHSTIFENVGDPME; encoded by the exons ATGGATTCTGGAGTGGGACAAAGCAAGAAACAAATTCGTGTAGGATTTTATGACATTGAAGGCACCATTGGTAAAGGGAACTTTGCTGTGGTAAAATTAGCTAGACATCGTATTACTAAGACAAAT gTAGCCATTAAAATAATTGATAAAACACAGTTGGACCCTACAGATCTTGAAAAGGTTTACAGAGAGGTAGAAATAATGAAGCAATTGGAGCATCCACATATTGTCAAATTATATCAAGTTATGGAAACAAAGAACATGATATACATG GTTTGTGAGTACGCAAGTAAGGGCGAAATATTCGACTATATCGCAAGGTATGGTCGAATGGAGGAACCCAGAGCTCGTGCAACGTTTGCTCAAATACTCTCCGCGGTCGAATACTGCCATGCAACGGGTGTAGCACATCGTGAtctcaaaactgagaatttactCTTAGATGCTCAGATGAACGTAAAGATCGCTGACTTTGGCTTTAGTAATAGATTCTCGCCTGGGGAAAGGCTGAGTACATGGTGTGGTAGTCCCCCTTACGCGGCGCCAGAGGTTTTTCAAGGGAAATATTACGCTGGCCCAGAAATTGATGTGTGG AGCTTAGGTGTCGTATTGTACGTATTAGTCTGTGGAAAACTGCCCTTCGATGGATCCACCCTTCAGTCTCTAAGGGATTGTGTTCTGAGCGGAATATTtgtaattccatatttcataagTACAG GTTGCGGGAGTTTAATACGTAAGATGTTAGTTCTGGAACCTGCAAAGCGATACACCATTCCAAAAATAAAGAGACATCGCTGGATGGCAGGGTCAGCAGATGCAATTTGTCCAATGATCATAACAAGACCAGCGCCATCCATTCAAGAACCAAATGAGCAAATACTTCGACTTATGCACAGCCTAGGCATCGATATCACGAGAACCAGAGAG TCATTGAGGAATAACAGTTACGATCATCACGCTGCTATTTATTTTCTACTGTTGGAGAGGACGAAGCAACGTCGTGTTAGTAGCACAGCAAATAATGCATGCTGGCCTAATGCTGCAAGAACGAAAGAGGATAAATTTAAATCGAG AACAAGAGAGGATTCAACTCGAGGCGGTAAAAGATTTAGTTCGACAAGCTCTTCGACTGACAAAGAATGCTGTGGCGCAGAAGGTGATCTAGAAGAAGACCCGAGCGACGATGAATTAAGAGAAGCTCAGATTAAGCTCGAGGAGCATAGACTAAGCCTAGATCACGATATCAGTCAACGAATTGACAGTCAAATAGTCAATCGAATATTAAGCGATTATCAGCAACATTTTGATACTCCACTTATGGATCCTATTGATCCTCCTAGTCGATCGACATTATTTATGGCAAGTGGTAGTGGTAGCTCGTCGTCCGAACTTTTCGAGTCCAGCTTCGACTCTGGTTGCCCGCCAGATTATTCGAGAGCAAATTCATTCACGAGTAGCCTGCCCTCCTGCACGCCTCCGCCACCAATGAGTCCATCGCCAATGTCTGACAAAATATCCAGAGGACGAAGAGCCTCTGACGGTGGGCCCAGATTATTGTTTTGTCAACAAGGTGGCGGGGACAGACCAATCAAGCAGAGGAGTATTCAAG AGTCAGGCAAGGCAAGGGGCCATTTAGATCTCGTTCATTTAAGACCACCATCCACACCGCCTGAGAACCATGCACAATTCAAAATGCGCGGAAACTCTAGCACGCAGCTACAGTTGCTGGTGCAGCAGCGTGTGCTGCAACAGAAACGAAATTTGCACCATAGACACAGAGGCGGAGGGAGCCCAACTCCGATACAAGTATCAACGAGTACGGGCAGACGCACTGATCACGTACCAAGACAAGATAGTTATGAGCTAGCTCAGAGAACGCAAATCTTGCCATCCTTATCTCAGGGACACGTTGATAGAGACTTTGATAGAGAACGAAAACGAGACGAAGAACGATGGAAAAGTCTACCATCGAGACTAGCAGCAGACTGTCAGTTGGCAGAAAGGACATTGCCATGGAGTCAACAG GTGGGTCTCAGTGGAGGAGCATCATATTTGCCACCTGGCAGTGTGGGTGGCTTTTTATGGCCCACTGGAAACAACCCTCACTCAACCATCTTCGAAAACGTTGGGGATCCAATGGAATAA
- the LOC143186935 gene encoding uncharacterized protein LOC143186935 isoform X1, translating into MDSGVGQSKKQIRVGFYDIEGTIGKGNFAVVKLARHRITKTNVAIKIIDKTQLDPTDLEKVYREVEIMKQLEHPHIVKLYQVMETKNMIYMVCEYASKGEIFDYIARYGRMEEPRARATFAQILSAVEYCHATGVAHRDLKTENLLLDAQMNVKIADFGFSNRFSPGERLSTWCGSPPYAAPEVFQGKYYAGPEIDVWSLGVVLYVLVCGKLPFDGSTLQSLRDCVLSGIFVIPYFISTGCGSLIRKMLVLEPAKRYTIPKIKRHRWMAGSADAICPMIITRPAPSIQEPNEQILRLMHSLGIDITRTRESLRNNSYDHHAAIYFLLLERTKQRRVSSTANNACWPNAARTKEDKFKSRTREDSTRGGKRFSSTSSSTDKECCGAEGDLEEDPSDDELREAQIKLEEHRLSLDHDISQRIDSQIVNRILSDYQQHFDTPLMDPIDPPSRSTLFMASGSGSSSSELFESSFDSGCPPDYSRANSFTSSLPSCTPPPPMSPSPMSDKISRGRRASDGGPRLLFCQQGGGDRPIKQRSIQESGKARGHLDLVHLRPPSTPPENHAQFKMRGNSSTQLQLLVQQRVLQQKRNLHHRHRGGGSPTPIQVSTSTGRRTDHVPRQDSYELAQRTQILPSLSQGHVDRDFDRERKRDEERWKSLPSRLAADCQLAERTLPWSQQKKIYQVGLSGGASYLPPGSVGGFLWPTGNNPHSTIFENVGDPME; encoded by the exons ATGGATTCTGGAGTGGGACAAAGCAAGAAACAAATTCGTGTAGGATTTTATGACATTGAAGGCACCATTGGTAAAGGGAACTTTGCTGTGGTAAAATTAGCTAGACATCGTATTACTAAGACAAAT gTAGCCATTAAAATAATTGATAAAACACAGTTGGACCCTACAGATCTTGAAAAGGTTTACAGAGAGGTAGAAATAATGAAGCAATTGGAGCATCCACATATTGTCAAATTATATCAAGTTATGGAAACAAAGAACATGATATACATG GTTTGTGAGTACGCAAGTAAGGGCGAAATATTCGACTATATCGCAAGGTATGGTCGAATGGAGGAACCCAGAGCTCGTGCAACGTTTGCTCAAATACTCTCCGCGGTCGAATACTGCCATGCAACGGGTGTAGCACATCGTGAtctcaaaactgagaatttactCTTAGATGCTCAGATGAACGTAAAGATCGCTGACTTTGGCTTTAGTAATAGATTCTCGCCTGGGGAAAGGCTGAGTACATGGTGTGGTAGTCCCCCTTACGCGGCGCCAGAGGTTTTTCAAGGGAAATATTACGCTGGCCCAGAAATTGATGTGTGG AGCTTAGGTGTCGTATTGTACGTATTAGTCTGTGGAAAACTGCCCTTCGATGGATCCACCCTTCAGTCTCTAAGGGATTGTGTTCTGAGCGGAATATTtgtaattccatatttcataagTACAG GTTGCGGGAGTTTAATACGTAAGATGTTAGTTCTGGAACCTGCAAAGCGATACACCATTCCAAAAATAAAGAGACATCGCTGGATGGCAGGGTCAGCAGATGCAATTTGTCCAATGATCATAACAAGACCAGCGCCATCCATTCAAGAACCAAATGAGCAAATACTTCGACTTATGCACAGCCTAGGCATCGATATCACGAGAACCAGAGAG TCATTGAGGAATAACAGTTACGATCATCACGCTGCTATTTATTTTCTACTGTTGGAGAGGACGAAGCAACGTCGTGTTAGTAGCACAGCAAATAATGCATGCTGGCCTAATGCTGCAAGAACGAAAGAGGATAAATTTAAATCGAG AACAAGAGAGGATTCAACTCGAGGCGGTAAAAGATTTAGTTCGACAAGCTCTTCGACTGACAAAGAATGCTGTGGCGCAGAAGGTGATCTAGAAGAAGACCCGAGCGACGATGAATTAAGAGAAGCTCAGATTAAGCTCGAGGAGCATAGACTAAGCCTAGATCACGATATCAGTCAACGAATTGACAGTCAAATAGTCAATCGAATATTAAGCGATTATCAGCAACATTTTGATACTCCACTTATGGATCCTATTGATCCTCCTAGTCGATCGACATTATTTATGGCAAGTGGTAGTGGTAGCTCGTCGTCCGAACTTTTCGAGTCCAGCTTCGACTCTGGTTGCCCGCCAGATTATTCGAGAGCAAATTCATTCACGAGTAGCCTGCCCTCCTGCACGCCTCCGCCACCAATGAGTCCATCGCCAATGTCTGACAAAATATCCAGAGGACGAAGAGCCTCTGACGGTGGGCCCAGATTATTGTTTTGTCAACAAGGTGGCGGGGACAGACCAATCAAGCAGAGGAGTATTCAAG AGTCAGGCAAGGCAAGGGGCCATTTAGATCTCGTTCATTTAAGACCACCATCCACACCGCCTGAGAACCATGCACAATTCAAAATGCGCGGAAACTCTAGCACGCAGCTACAGTTGCTGGTGCAGCAGCGTGTGCTGCAACAGAAACGAAATTTGCACCATAGACACAGAGGCGGAGGGAGCCCAACTCCGATACAAGTATCAACGAGTACGGGCAGACGCACTGATCACGTACCAAGACAAGATAGTTATGAGCTAGCTCAGAGAACGCAAATCTTGCCATCCTTATCTCAGGGACACGTTGATAGAGACTTTGATAGAGAACGAAAACGAGACGAAGAACGATGGAAAAGTCTACCATCGAGACTAGCAGCAGACTGTCAGTTGGCAGAAAGGACATTGCCATGGAGTCAACAG aaGAAAATATATCAGGTGGGTCTCAGTGGAGGAGCATCATATTTGCCACCTGGCAGTGTGGGTGGCTTTTTATGGCCCACTGGAAACAACCCTCACTCAACCATCTTCGAAAACGTTGGGGATCCAATGGAATAA
- the Mrpl41 gene encoding mitochondrial ribosomal protein L41: protein MASTCMIISRQISTSSVFHGKRNFRKFLVLNKRGNRAFKEAQAKNPDPDVPIDRRGTRETGIQVGDKWIDIPEKIPELIVPSLKDFHLKPYVSYCVKDTTVREFTAKDLFDLVYAEKIKKDFAQGQLGPNGEPLNPSEYEKLTAEEARINAEKTGTDIFTMEWEEK from the exons ATGGCATCTACATGTATGATTATTAGTCGACAAATTTCGACTTCTTCTGTTTTCCACGGCAAACGGAATTTTCGAAAGTTCTTGGTACTAAACAAGAGAGGGAATCGTGCATTTAAAGAAGCACAGGCAAAAAATCCTGATCCTGATGTTCCAATTGATA GAAGAGGTACAAGGGAAACAGGAATACAAGTAGGAGATAAATGGATTGATATACCAGAAAAAATACCGGAACTTATTGTTCCTTCCTTAAAAGATTTTCATTTAAAGCCATATGTATCTTATTGTGTTAAAGACACAACTGTGCGTGAATTTACTGCAAAAGATCTGTTTGATCTAGTTTATgctgaaaaaattaaaaaagatttTGCACAGGGTCAATTGGGACCAAATGGTGAACCATTGAACCCTAGTGAATATGAAAAATTAACAGCTGAAGAAGCTAGAATTAATGCTGAAAAAACTGGTACAGATATCTTTACTATGGAATGGGAAGAAAAATAG